The Montipora capricornis isolate CH-2021 chromosome 3, ASM3666992v2, whole genome shotgun sequence genome includes the window GACTCCTGCACTCAATTATATATATGCCGGATCTGATCTTATCACAATTTGGCGTCTATGGATAAACAGATTGCTTCTATTTGCAAATCTGCATTTTACCATCTAAATAACATAGCCAAAATTAGGAAATTTATATCTTTTTCAGCACTGCGAGACCCTCATTCATACATTTATCAATTCAAAGCTTGATTATTGAATTTCCGTTTTATCCGGGCTTTCCAAGAATCAGACTCAGGGACTACAGTATGTTCAGAACAGCGCTGCGCGTCTCCTCACAGGGACCAACCAGTACGATAACGTAACGCCGGTATAGAGACAGTTGTCTCTGTGAACTGTTATCTCTTTACAATCCTAGAATATCATTACGCTCCTCGGGTAAATTTCTCCTTGTAACACCGAACTATAAGCTTAAATCATACGGGCAAAGGGCCTTTTCTTGTGCGGCCCCTGTACTGTGGAACAGTCTTCCGGAAGATCTTGCAATTTACTGACTGTTTTTAAATCTAAGTTTTCAAGCGCTATTTTAATTGacagtttttagctttcaattcatTGTTTGAATGATcgctttttattattttaattgtaaGTATAAAGCGCTACATAaattcatattattattattatggccaGTAAAGTTAATACGTATGAATGCTCTAATAAGCGGTCAAGGCTCTGTAGGGCGCGTGAGGTGTAGCCTAAAGGCCGCTAATTTAACATATTGACGACTTTTACTATATCTGCTAAAACTTAGTAAACCAAATGATGAAGCCTATAAACAAAGATAAAGCTTTGACTCAGGCCCAATCTTAGGTCAAATCTAAAGAGATTAACTAATACATTAATTTCCTAATATAGTCttttaaaagctaaaaaaccCTAAGCAATCACTTATCACTTCAGTGATATTTTTGATAATATGTTACAATATGTTATAATATAGGACCTGATCTTGGTCAGACGAAATGCATCTAAATTAAAAGCTTAAAAGAGGCCAAAAAATTATCAGAGAATATAAATTATTCAATCAATAAACTTAAACTACTTCATTGCCTTGGCAGACTAGGGCGTGCTGTCACACATGCACTTTTATGTTCTTGCCATATTCAAAGTACTTGAAATGACTGCTTTCTGCATCTTTTCCAATATcactcttcctttctttcccaTCAGCTCTTTCATCATTTGACCCAGTTCTTTAGACCAGCCCCCGAGGACGTCCACtatgatgttattattattattattattattattattattattatcattattattattattgctattatcgAGTAAAATCACAATCTAGTATGTTTTTAGAgtattataaatataaatacacTCATATATTATTTACTTGAAATTAACCAGGTCCATTGCAATTGGTTTCAGTCATAGCTTCGTTGATAGAACAGTTCGTAGTGCAAGCCTATCCCAGTTATCGACGAATTCCGGAACTTACCTTAGCTAACACTGTCATGCCAGGAGTTGTCAAGCAAACGTACGGATATATTTTCATGGAGAAACTCCCACAATATTGCACATCATATGGCATCCGGATTTTGTCTTGGGTGATCTGTTTTCCGTTCAACGTGAATACAATCTCGACTTCCTCTGGATTTTCCGCGGAACCAAAATCAACACTGCAGCCAACTTCGTCGCCTCGGTACGCAACGGCATCTGCGACGAGACATTTAAAATTCTTACATTACCATCACGATCAAATGACGGAAAGACAAACttccttgttttaaaaaaaatcttcttTGTTGTCCAGGGAACGCAATGACGGATTCTATCATCTAAAACAAGCATGAAGGATATTTCACCTGCGAATGCCGAATGGAAGAGCataccaggggcccgtttctcgaaagtcccgaaaacttttcgggcccgaaaagccatttgtgaaactgccaaccgcttgttttggaaagctgaacacgttttcaagctaactaagaCCAATCCGTCTGTGAAGTTTTgcgatacaaagggaattgtgacacccgaaaatggcccgtaacgTTTCGGggttttcgagaaacgggccccaagGCTCCAGTTGTTGTTATCCgatggataagtcactatccgtCAGTTTCAATCTCTGCGGAAAGATTTCAGATATTAGTAGTCTTAAAAgagagcaaggatggcacagtcggttagtgcgcggccttggtgcaagaggtcctgagttcgatacccggatctcgcatccttgtttcgacttttttctttttccgtgtagctaagtagatttaaagtgcccctgtgaccaaaaaatcaatccatagttttctttggatttcaaaactatggtAACAAAACAcgaagtgacccacgttttaagccttgatttcaaaaagacacctctttattttaactgtaattttcctatttaatggtccgccattacaacattatgttcttgagagagctggatcaaggagaaaatatcgtcaaaggctcactagtttaagaatgcaatacgtgtgtacgccgcagaattaatatgcagcacgggggtttggggctttcagaattttaaactcacgctttgcatatataataagctgcgttcacacgctgaaattttaagctagtgagcctctgacgtcacttttccctggatccaaccgtctgaggtccaatcggtcagttttgaacgtgagtaatggcggaccgtgaaatccaaaacttacactcaaagtaagcgacctttggataaaaatcaaagctcaaaattttgctagtcaggtgttaagcaaacaaactttcaaaatctgaaggaaaaaaggaagtgttttttttttaacacaggggcactttaaatatccgtaaaacggagcactgagggagaggggggagtaaaatgagcgcaccgtcgacctcaggtttgtcagttgaattactgttacgagttatcgacgttaaatatagtTACTTTAGTGAATATGCACGCAATAAGCACATCTAGTTACactgcgacgcgccttaccgtggccacccaacaaacatttttttcaagttagccaatcagtgtgagcggatttgattgacagacaagCCTCCATTTGGTTCTTGCGCGTTGAAACTTTCTATGGAGGtgtgtctgtcaatcaaattcgcgtaTCTTGATCAGTAGctaacttgtaaaaatgtttgttgggtggccacggtatggcgcgtcgcactgtaaaaggTGTATAAATCTTGGCAAACGTTTAACGTGAAGTATaaagattgttttttttctcagtgcatGAGCGAAAGGGATTCAAAAAATCCTGGAGGTTCCTGGAGGGAGCGGAATCCTAGCCTTGGTTGCGTCAGCTTGCGTGATGACCTTAACTTTCCATTTTctttgacaccgaatccgtcTACACGcagaagttactttttattagacaagagaatggaaatagaattcaaataaaaatatttctctttgaaaacgTTCAGTTTggaagtcgctttaatactacattcgctatcaagcgcggtgcgactCAACActtaaaaaagtgatttcagagaggaagggagagagagaggaaaaaaaagttatttaccagccaAGGGTCGGTCcttatagcgaaaaactgtgacctcggttttgaaaaagcattttcaagaccacggtcacagtttttcactatacgaaccgacccttagctggtaaataacatATGTATACTTCATGGAAAGTACGGTTGTTAGACCAGCTTGTGAACAGAATTTAATTCGTACCTTTTCAGTGGGTAAATCTCAgtacgtatataataaacttttaaactcaggatagtgacttatcatccactggataaagttatcctgCCTTTGAACAAGTGGAGCCAGGTGTAAACACCTCTTTCCTTGAATAAAGTGCGGATCTATATTTCTTACTTCTAAATCAAGAAGCGCAATAACACAACTTTAAATATCATATTACAACGTCATTCGAAAAGCGTGGACAATTCCGTTTTAGTAAGATTTCATTTAAGCCTTTCATTGAAATACCAATGGAGGGTTCCGTATTTCGCTGTCTTTAATCACAGCATGTAGTGGAATAGGTTAACGGGGACATTGAGTGAACCTAGACGagaaaaatcgtctggcgttagacagagaaaaatctacTGCGAGTTAAAGGTTAATACGTCACTTTTATTCTGCATTATAATTGGCGGATATCGATCCCCTTTGTCAGTTTCAGTTTTGAACAATCCGAATTTGATTAGTGGCAATAAAAAACGAAACAGTTGTCGCAAACTTGAATTTCGGAATTTGTATGTTTATGAAGCACACAAAGAGACCCCCACATTCGCCCAACGTTTTTTTTGTTCGCGAAcgccatgttatcaaaacgcgtgatctgattggctgtatgtTAATGCCTTGAAAAGTTTCGCTTCACACGCAATTGGCTACGCTTTTTGAAGGAATCAAGGCCGCGGTTTAGTGTTTCCGATCCTTGACTCGCCTGTTGCGTCATCTTCGCTTTGTCAGTGCCAAAAACAATCTCTTGTTCGTGCCATCAGCATGGCCGTAAGAATGAAGTAAAAGGTTCTTGTCTCGAGAGATCGTGGGTCACGTTGTTGCAAACCATATATTTCCATGAAACTATCGCAGGTCCGCGTTTCTCACATTCTGTTCGGCAAGTTCCCGACCGTCTACAGGAATTTCATTTCGCTTTTTTAAGAAGTAGGATGTGGATTCCTTATCAAGGATACAATCTACTCACTTTCGTACTCTCTCCCCGTTTTAGGGTTGGCAGGGTAACAAGGACCGAATACTTTCCCTTGATTGACAATGTAACCAACAGTGTCTTCCCTCCATCCTGGCATATCATGTTTTCCATAGTCCTTCCAAACTACACCCACTCCCATAAACCTTTCGTTTCCTTGCACACGCACCTGAAAATAATTCAAGTAATAGTTGCCTTATTACATATCTTAGAATGTGTTGATTGGTTCGCGGGGAGAGCGAAGACAACGGCAAGAAATATGGGCAAATTCATTCTTTAAAATAAGTCGCGGCGGCCATTACGATGGAAACCACATAGTGCCATGAACGCTTTGCGGGACCacattttttgctcttttttcgCTAAAAGAACTGAGTAAGCTGTCTCCTAGATCTAATCACGTGCTTCATATCAACGCTATGATGGGACTTAGCCCCTTCAAAGTATTATTTGTTGCACAAAAGAAGCATTGCCaatcaaagaaaatagaaaaactCAGTCCTACGAAACGATTTCTTCACTTTGAAATTGATACAAAGTGAGTCTCTCAAGGCTAAGCTTTATAATGACGTTGGATTCAATGAATCCTAGCACCATTGAAAAAAAGTTCTCCAGACATATGAGTAAGTCAGTAGCAAAGGGCCCATTTCAGAACACCATAAGTTGCTAAATAATATGTCCCCGAGGCTTATATGAGAAAAATCGCTCAGTCGCTTAGCGGCTGTTTCTACCCTAACCTTAACACGACCATACTACGCCAactaaagctcttaacagtcaacgcttttcatgttcaggtggaaaacggtttggaaattgttttctttttgcattttcgctggtttcaatccagtttgacatatcatgatagctgtggtccaaactggtggctacgcagttattcaagtcaagcatcggagggatataactTAAAGCTGAGCGTTAACTTtcaatttgtttagagctgcttttttctctgtattgcaatttttggcatatctttagaagctcggataaggttacatgatgcctggaggacctatgactagaacagaaacgaaaggagagagaaagagaacgacaaggacaaaacagaataccagtaatagctcaaacgaGGTGCatgaagttactccacaaattttttccttgggcactaaaccgtttcttgttttacggatgcgtatttttaaaaagtggtttaatcggtttttcctttgttcaggaatgaaatttGACTTGGTGGAATTAAacaacaattatctgtactcttttgcacataaaaaaaatagttgatttgtttgtttgttttgctctaaaatgcgagcgaacaaatgcttttttaatccgcCCAAGAAAATtgtgcccttatgttataaacacgtaatcgcaatgagttctcacaaaattagggagaaatatcactggctggtgttttcagaagtttttttaaagcacgttaaggtaatttgttggagcggatcttgtttgaagtttgtcctttcttggttgcattgccgtattttgccgattcttgttccaagccaagctgacgtgtttcaataaaatacatgtacatcaaaatgtgaatgatctcggccttgaactgacaaagtttcctcacggtttctaattttagcgtgattcctattccgAAATGccgtttttccttttccaatcgctcgctgagggtgtgcttgttttctttaaaactcatgcgattcaagaaaatctCATTGCCAAACTGTTGAATTCCAAAGTTAATCATAACGataacaattttctcaaatttgattgatgtattaactgctttatttttactaattattgtgtagggttgaaatcggaTTGTGAAATCGGAcacctgaaatcggacagttacatcagccaatcatattaagtgcactcagcttaatccaccaaccacagaatttatcacaataactgaaaatgaggggacagagagggaggctcagggcgttggctgggatatgtcatgttcacgaaagttatttttagacgagcggaagtctttattctagcggaagtctgtcttccgagacgtccgtaTGCAGTCTTGCCCCGCtcacaggttcttagtgaacaaaatggcggcgcactTGGAAGGctgattaatatttattttctttgaaacatcAGACCgaagttggcctgcatgcgaacgtctcggaagacagacttctgcaagaacaaagacttccgctcgtctaaaaataacgttcggggacatgacatatcccaagggctgtaCCGGGTGCCTCCCtatctgtcccctcattttctcttgatcaaCAAGTATAGCACTATCAACAagcacttaccctaccaaactgggattttccaaaatggacaaatttgtaacattagacagtgaaaaaggaattttGCTTCCTCGGacattgtaatggttatgattaattggtaacaggacttcgtgttttccaattcggtctgtaatcatactcgtgattaaacaaatcgaactcccgctacgcggtcgccgatttgttaatcactcgtatgattactgACCGAATTGGaatccactcagtcctattaccattataaatttcactcgaaaaaccgatatcgcacttaTCACTTCATGATTGATGCAATATCGATTTTTCGCGTGAACTTtgccgtggaattcactagttgggCAATGGATTTTTctgtagaagaaagcaaagaaaataacttgCAGAATAAATAAcaagggagctccgcttttaggcttggctaaatctatatatcatccgtggacaggatttgaacactGAGTTACTACTTTTTAGAAACAGCGTCTTTCCTCTTCACCTCTAAGGATCAAAACAATGCCtttgtttcaaaagaatattttgagAATATTATATCACTGCTGAAGAGCAATTAGCCGTAAGCTACATTAATTAGGCCtatgctttgattttaaaatgtttagctttgtcgtgaagtttggtaaccgacctttAGCAGTGTTTGAATAGTGTTTGTTGCCAAGTGATACAGCAttatcattttttcttttaatattgaCTCCACGCAGCTTGCGGTGTGGTGGTTAACTGATTAGGTGACGGGTTCATCCACGAAAATTCCCAGGTTCCATTTCGTACGTCaatacacttgggttgtcttcAAGAAGATATATTTCCATTTTCCATAATCCAAATGTaactttcagtcttctaaatcaGCGATAATAATGAATTCACAGCAAATTAGGAATTAACGAGGTAGAGAGTGAGTTGCATGTCTAGTCAAATGCTCCAGAGGTTGTTGCATATCTTCCCCAACTCAATGGGAAACTGAAAACAGCAAGCATTATTTTCCACATTTCTCAACTTAccttaaaatgagaaaattcACGGGAAAAGGGTATTCGATATCTCGCCCCATGGTAGATCACAGGAACATTTCTTTTGCAAGTCTCGCAAGTTCTTTCCCCCTCATAACTCAAACGACATCCATCCACTGTTATTCCACTGGCGTCCCAAGCCTAACAAGATAGAAAAAGGCAACAGTTACTGTCGCCTTTTTAGACTGGTTAGCGCAAAGACACTACTGCTACTATTGTTCTCAATTATTAGTAAGTAATATATGTAACTATATTCCACACACTCGAATTTAAAGCTGAAGGCTTGTTAAGCCCCGTGGACAGTGGTATGGAAAGAGAAACAACCGAAATAAACATAACACCTATAATTAGATCTAAACGTATATACCAAGGAGGTATCTAGTAAACCGAATCCGCATCCATCTTCACGTAAAGCCAGCGACCTTGCCACTGGAACACTTTGCATACTTCAAACTTTCCAAGTACATTTCATTCTTAttactctgttttttttttctcggcaACTTTCCTCTTATAATCATCTCATTCTGCCCATTATCGATCCAGAATATTGAGCATCTTCTTACTCTGTCTCCTAGCAAATCAAAGTCATGAAAAGAgcaagggaattttcttttcgTTTCTTCTTTGGAAGACAGATCCGAATGGAAGACGTCtcagaaaacagaaacaaattgCGTCCTCCTACCTCTTGCCCTACTGGAAGGGCGCTTTCATCTAATGCACTCGTCATGAATGTCCCATAAGCAAGTTGGTTCGTCATTTGCTGATTTTGCCTTGTTTCGTGAAAGATCTGGTCTATCTTGGCGTCATCTAAATTGAAATGTCACAGCGATTTTAATACAATACAAGACATTCTGTTCATGTAATATCTCTTTATTCATGAAATGTCATGACAACTACCGAAAATTCCAACGTGACGAAAATCTAGAAAGTCAGTTACAAAATTAGAACTGGTTTGAACCCAGCCGAAGCAATACCTTGATGAAGTTCAAATCTATACATGACTTCTGTTCACGTGGTGGAAAAGCTTTGGTCACCAACTGGAAAGACAGTACTTTACCCGAGCGATGTAATCTCAGGAATAGACCCTAGTTCCATCTTTTCAAGGTAGTTAGGCATGGATGTTCAGGGGACTAAATGCCCCGATATTTTTACAGAGACAAATCCTAAAAAGGCGCATATCATGAGGCCTCACCCTCCAAATGAAAGGCTTTGTTATCTAAGTACAAGGCAAAACAGAGACGATTGTGATCCCGTAAATATTTATTGATATCATCAGGCCATTATGAACCAAGCAAACCGCCCGTTTTGACAAATTTTCTTACCTGTAACTGGAAAAGACTCCCCATATGTTCCAAAATATCTCATCTGAAGATTTCTCAACACAAACTCCAAGGACTTCCTCTGCCAAAGAAGAGGAGAACGCTGTTCCTAAAATTCTCTTGTGGCACCATCAACAGCTCATACCAAGGGAGGGAAAAATCTTTTTCGTGTAACTATAATTTGCTTGAGAAAAAAGTGAACTAATTCTCTCGGCCGTTGAAGAGTCATTTGGAGGTCATCACTTTTAAACACAACTTTCAAGCAAGAAGTAATTTTAGACTACATGACAGTGCTAATAAATACGCAAGCTTGACTTTAATTTTTAAGACACAAAAGGAATCATACCGGGATTATTTTCTTAATAACTGGACCTTCCTCTTGCTGCAGCAAAAAGATATCATTGAGATCGTGAACTGACATTTTTAGGAAATCACGCTTCAAGAATGGAAGGGGAGGCGAAAAAGATTAGTGACAGTTAGGTCAAGTCGGACCAAGATATCACATAAATCAGTATCAAACAAGATTGCAAAAATGCTGGAAATAGCAGTGCCACAATCTGAAATCATGAACATACCTTTCCCTCGGAACTGTTCCCCTTGCCATCATTTGCATCTCCTTGTCGTTCTCTGCAGCCCATACATCTTTGATAACATTTTCGACACAAAAGCCATAAGCACCAGAATATGTTAAAAGGAACAGGTACTGGATGGTAGTTGCTGTAGGTTTGGATAGTAACGGCCTTTTTAAACGACCATTCTCTCAACGAGTTATCCTTAAAAAGAGGGCACAACcgtaaaaattaaaacaatctTATAGTTGTTAGCTGTTTATTTCAGCAAAAGTGCTTGAAAACTCAAATCCTGGGCTTGGCAATAGGCTCTTGCGTGCTCTTGATCTTTGGTCAGCTCTTCAGATAATCGCAAATTAAATGGTcaagaaaggcaaagaaaaataaaccatTTTACCTGGACTGTTTGGTATGTGTTGGACAGGAGGGCTATCATCATGTTAATTAACAGAATCACCCCTAAGACAAGAAACAGACCAAACAAAAAGCCCGCGATTGTCTCCGAGGTATGGTCTACGGAGTCCAAAGGATCCAATTCTGACATGCCCAGAAGAGACCAGCAAAGATGTTTAACTACGGTCCACCAactaaacggaaaaaaaaatacaatcaGGGCTATTGATAAACACTATGGTTTTATTGCTGCAGATGCACACAAAAATGAGGCGAAAAATATTACCAGCATAGTAAGCTTACCAGGATAGTCCAGGTGTTTCGCAAACTCTGAAACGTAAAACAAGAATtactaaagaaaacaaatacgTGCTATTGACTGAACG containing:
- the LOC138040094 gene encoding uncharacterized protein, which gives rise to METEDRLESEDKGVTNCEWRFVILRDPENKCACNGSHSYEGPIVEENQANGIDLMRVCETPGLSCWWTVVKHLCWSLLGMSELDPLDSVDHTSETIAGFLFGLFLVLGVILLINMMIALLSNTYQTVQDNSLREWSFKKAVTIQTYSNYHPVPVPFNIFWCLWLLCRKCYQRCMGCRERQGDANDGKGNSSEGKRKSLEFVLRNLQMRYFGTYGESFPVTDDAKIDQIFHETRQNQQMTNQLAYGTFMTSALDESALPVGQEAWDASGITVDGCRLSYEGERTCETCKRNVPVIYHGARYRIPFSREFSHFKVRVQGNERFMGVGVVWKDYGKHDMPGWREDTVGYIVNQGKVFGPCYPANPKTGREYENAVAYRGDEVGCSVDFGSAENPEEVEIVFTLNGKQITQDKIRMPYDVQYCGSFSMKIYPYVCLTTPGMTVLAKMSSSKSASPRLVSEDIMAITQATSHITEIVSTKFEEAKTVIDGFEMRLDSS